One segment of Triticum aestivum cultivar Chinese Spring chromosome 2A, IWGSC CS RefSeq v2.1, whole genome shotgun sequence DNA contains the following:
- the LOC123188822 gene encoding protein argonaute 1A isoform X1, with protein MFHELGGGLKGCCGFYRSIQRSQMGLSLNIDTSYKAFIKPQLVIDFVAELLCRRISDGPINYIERLKIAKALHGIKVYVTHRGDVRKKYRISGLSSEGASKLSFPVGDHGTQKTVMQYFQEKHGYDIQHFVLPCLQVGNQQRPNYLPMEVCKIAEGQHYREQLNEEQLSALREVTCQRPIEKELAILQTSKLYNADPYTKEFGITFYNKLTTVEGRVLPPPYVSIITISLYLLISHICYICIVSLCFTIFFGSWLKFLDRTGKNDVLVLPKVGKWDMWCKKMVNGGVVNTWACINFAWEVTDAHALNFCDELVLMCNVSGMDFRPEPVLPVAAYDPKSVARSLKKHHKRVMNILGPRRQKLDLLILILPDNNGTLYGDIKRILETDIGVVSQCCLAKHVFMPKKQYFANVALKINVKAGGRNTVLVSALERKLPRIGKIPTIIFGADVSHPHPGEGCSSPSIAAVVASQDWPEITKYAGLVSPQTHREEVINNLFNEETGGMIKEHLISFRRATGCIPGRIIFYRDGVSNGQLNQVLDVELPAIKKACASLDPCYSPRVTFVVVQKRHHTRLFSDNYDVVSTIYGSGNVLPGTVIDKEVCHPTDFDFYLCSHAVTKGVSRPVRYHVLWDENKFTANALQTLTNHLCYAYARCTSSVSVVPPVYYAHLLASRGRLYIKRGHEGSFPVLSENVKGVMFFC; from the exons ATGTTCCACGAACTTGGTGGAGGCTTGAAAGGCTGCTGTGGTTTTTATCGAAGCATACAACGCAGTCAGATGGGACTTTCACTAAATATCG ATACTTCCTATAAAGCATTCATCAAGCCTCAACTCGTGATTGATTTTGTTGCCGAGCTTCTTTGCAGACGCATCTCCGATGGCCCCATAAATTATATTGAACGCCTGAAG ATCGCGAAAGCTTTGCATGGTATAAAGGTTTATGTCACACATAGGGGCGATGTGCGTAAGAAGTACCGTATATCTGGCCTTTCATCAGAAGGGGCAAGCAAGCTATC TTTTCCAGTTGGTGATCATGGAACTCAGAAGACAGTAATGCAATACTTCCAGGAGAAACATGGCTATGATATTCAGCATTTTGTTTTGCCTTGCTTGCAAGTTGGTAATCAGCAGAGGCCAAATTACCTGCCAATGGAG GTCTGTAAGATAGCCGAGGGACAACACTACAGAGAACAGTTAAATGAGGAACAGTTATCTGCTCTTCGTGAAGTTACTTGCCAGCGCCCCATAGAGAAGGAACTGGCCATTTTACAG ACTTCAAAATTATACAATGCGGACCCATATACAAAGGAATTTGGCATAACTTTTTATAACAAACTCACAACAGTTGAAGGTCGTGTGCTACCTCCTCCTTACGTAAGTATCATAACCATCAGTTTGTATCTACTTATTTCCCATATATGTTACATTTGCATTGTCTCTCTGTGTTTTACTATTTTTTTTGGGTCTTGGCTTAAATTTCTTGATCGCACTGGCAAAAATGATGTATTAGTGTTACCAAAAGTCGGCAAGTGGGATATGTGGTGCAAG AAAATGGTCAATGGAGGAGTAGTTAACACCTGGGCATGCATTAACTTTGCTTGGGAAGTCACAGATGCTCATGCTCTGAATTTTTGTGATGAGTTGGTGCTGATGTGCAATGTATCCGGGATG GACTTCAGGCCTGAACCTGTGCTCCCTGTAGCAGCTTATGACCCTAAATCCGTAGCACGGTCACTCAAGAAACACCATAAACGTGTCATGAACATACTTGGACCACGGCGCCAAAAACTCGACCTGCTGATTCTAATATTGCCTGACAATAATGGCACTCTTTATG GTGACATCAAAAGAATATTGGAGACAGATATTGGAGTGGTCTCTCAATGTTGTCTTGCAAAACATGTTTTTATGCCAAAAAAACAGTATTTTGCGAATGTTGCCCTTAAAATTAATGTTAAG GCCGGAGGGAGAAATACGGTACTTGTTAGTGCTTTGGAGAGGAAACTCCCCCGTATTGGTAAAATACCGACTATCATATTTGGCGCTGATGTTAGTCATCCACATCCTGGAGAAGGATGTTCTAGTCCTTCCATTGCAGCT GTTGTTGCTTCTCAAGACTGGCCTGAGATTACCAAGTATGCTGGATTAGTCAGTCCACAAACCCATCGGGAAGAAGTCATAAATAACCTTTTTAATGAAGAAACTGGTGGAATGATCAA AGAGCACCTCATTTCTTTCAGGAGGGCAACTGGATGCATACCTGGGAGAATCATATTTTACAG GGATGGTGTCAGCAATGGACAGCTTAATCAGGTTTTGGATGTTGAACTTCCTGCCATAAAAAAG GCCTGTGCATCCCTGGACCCTTGCTATAGCCCACGAGTTACCTTTGTTGTCGTTCAGAAACGTCATCATACCCGTCTGTTTTCTGATAACTATGATGTTGTGAGTACAATTTATGGAAGTGGAAATGTACTACCTG GTACAGTGATTGATAAAGAAGTATGCCATCCCACTGACTTTGATTTTTATTTGTGTAGCCATGCTGTCACTAAG GGAGTGAGCCGACCTGTGCGTTATCATGTTCTGTGGGATGAAAACAAGTTTACGGCTAACGCTTTGCAAACGCTCACAAACCACCTATGCTACGC GTATGCGAGATGCACCTCTTCTGTTTCAGTTG TGCCTCCTGTCTACTATGCACATCTTTTGGCTTCGCGGGGACGACTTTATATCAAACGAGGGCATGAGGGATCCTTTCCCGTTCTCAGTGAAAATGTGAAAGGTGTTATGTTTTTCTGCTAA
- the LOC123188822 gene encoding protein argonaute 1A isoform X2, translating to MKAPWFCIFITSSLGADTSYKAFIKPQLVIDFVAELLCRRISDGPINYIERLKIAKALHGIKVYVTHRGDVRKKYRISGLSSEGASKLSFPVGDHGTQKTVMQYFQEKHGYDIQHFVLPCLQVGNQQRPNYLPMEVCKIAEGQHYREQLNEEQLSALREVTCQRPIEKELAILQTSKLYNADPYTKEFGITFYNKLTTVEGRVLPPPYVSIITISLYLLISHICYICIVSLCFTIFFGSWLKFLDRTGKNDVLVLPKVGKWDMWCKKMVNGGVVNTWACINFAWEVTDAHALNFCDELVLMCNVSGMDFRPEPVLPVAAYDPKSVARSLKKHHKRVMNILGPRRQKLDLLILILPDNNGTLYGDIKRILETDIGVVSQCCLAKHVFMPKKQYFANVALKINVKAGGRNTVLVSALERKLPRIGKIPTIIFGADVSHPHPGEGCSSPSIAAVVASQDWPEITKYAGLVSPQTHREEVINNLFNEETGGMIKEHLISFRRATGCIPGRIIFYRDGVSNGQLNQVLDVELPAIKKACASLDPCYSPRVTFVVVQKRHHTRLFSDNYDVVSTIYGSGNVLPGTVIDKEVCHPTDFDFYLCSHAVTKGVSRPVRYHVLWDENKFTANALQTLTNHLCYAYARCTSSVSVVPPVYYAHLLASRGRLYIKRGHEGSFPVLSENVKGVMFFC from the exons ATGAAGGCTCCTTGGTTTTGCATCTTCATTACGTCGAGCTTGGGTGCAG ATACTTCCTATAAAGCATTCATCAAGCCTCAACTCGTGATTGATTTTGTTGCCGAGCTTCTTTGCAGACGCATCTCCGATGGCCCCATAAATTATATTGAACGCCTGAAG ATCGCGAAAGCTTTGCATGGTATAAAGGTTTATGTCACACATAGGGGCGATGTGCGTAAGAAGTACCGTATATCTGGCCTTTCATCAGAAGGGGCAAGCAAGCTATC TTTTCCAGTTGGTGATCATGGAACTCAGAAGACAGTAATGCAATACTTCCAGGAGAAACATGGCTATGATATTCAGCATTTTGTTTTGCCTTGCTTGCAAGTTGGTAATCAGCAGAGGCCAAATTACCTGCCAATGGAG GTCTGTAAGATAGCCGAGGGACAACACTACAGAGAACAGTTAAATGAGGAACAGTTATCTGCTCTTCGTGAAGTTACTTGCCAGCGCCCCATAGAGAAGGAACTGGCCATTTTACAG ACTTCAAAATTATACAATGCGGACCCATATACAAAGGAATTTGGCATAACTTTTTATAACAAACTCACAACAGTTGAAGGTCGTGTGCTACCTCCTCCTTACGTAAGTATCATAACCATCAGTTTGTATCTACTTATTTCCCATATATGTTACATTTGCATTGTCTCTCTGTGTTTTACTATTTTTTTTGGGTCTTGGCTTAAATTTCTTGATCGCACTGGCAAAAATGATGTATTAGTGTTACCAAAAGTCGGCAAGTGGGATATGTGGTGCAAG AAAATGGTCAATGGAGGAGTAGTTAACACCTGGGCATGCATTAACTTTGCTTGGGAAGTCACAGATGCTCATGCTCTGAATTTTTGTGATGAGTTGGTGCTGATGTGCAATGTATCCGGGATG GACTTCAGGCCTGAACCTGTGCTCCCTGTAGCAGCTTATGACCCTAAATCCGTAGCACGGTCACTCAAGAAACACCATAAACGTGTCATGAACATACTTGGACCACGGCGCCAAAAACTCGACCTGCTGATTCTAATATTGCCTGACAATAATGGCACTCTTTATG GTGACATCAAAAGAATATTGGAGACAGATATTGGAGTGGTCTCTCAATGTTGTCTTGCAAAACATGTTTTTATGCCAAAAAAACAGTATTTTGCGAATGTTGCCCTTAAAATTAATGTTAAG GCCGGAGGGAGAAATACGGTACTTGTTAGTGCTTTGGAGAGGAAACTCCCCCGTATTGGTAAAATACCGACTATCATATTTGGCGCTGATGTTAGTCATCCACATCCTGGAGAAGGATGTTCTAGTCCTTCCATTGCAGCT GTTGTTGCTTCTCAAGACTGGCCTGAGATTACCAAGTATGCTGGATTAGTCAGTCCACAAACCCATCGGGAAGAAGTCATAAATAACCTTTTTAATGAAGAAACTGGTGGAATGATCAA AGAGCACCTCATTTCTTTCAGGAGGGCAACTGGATGCATACCTGGGAGAATCATATTTTACAG GGATGGTGTCAGCAATGGACAGCTTAATCAGGTTTTGGATGTTGAACTTCCTGCCATAAAAAAG GCCTGTGCATCCCTGGACCCTTGCTATAGCCCACGAGTTACCTTTGTTGTCGTTCAGAAACGTCATCATACCCGTCTGTTTTCTGATAACTATGATGTTGTGAGTACAATTTATGGAAGTGGAAATGTACTACCTG GTACAGTGATTGATAAAGAAGTATGCCATCCCACTGACTTTGATTTTTATTTGTGTAGCCATGCTGTCACTAAG GGAGTGAGCCGACCTGTGCGTTATCATGTTCTGTGGGATGAAAACAAGTTTACGGCTAACGCTTTGCAAACGCTCACAAACCACCTATGCTACGC GTATGCGAGATGCACCTCTTCTGTTTCAGTTG TGCCTCCTGTCTACTATGCACATCTTTTGGCTTCGCGGGGACGACTTTATATCAAACGAGGGCATGAGGGATCCTTTCCCGTTCTCAGTGAAAATGTGAAAGGTGTTATGTTTTTCTGCTAA
- the LOC123188822 gene encoding protein argonaute 1A isoform X3 yields the protein MFHELGGGLKGCCGFYRSIQRSQMGLSLNIDTSYKAFIKPQLVIDFVAELLCRRISDGPINYIERLKIAKALHGIKVYVTHRGDVRKKYRISGLSSEGASKLSFPVGDHGTQKTVMQYFQEKHGYDIQHFVLPCLQVGNQQRPNYLPMEVCKIAEGQHYREQLNEEQLSALREVTCQRPIEKELAILQTSKLYNADPYTKEFGITFYNKLTTVEGRVLPPPYLKFLDRTGKNDVLVLPKVGKWDMWCKKMVNGGVVNTWACINFAWEVTDAHALNFCDELVLMCNVSGMDFRPEPVLPVAAYDPKSVARSLKKHHKRVMNILGPRRQKLDLLILILPDNNGTLYGDIKRILETDIGVVSQCCLAKHVFMPKKQYFANVALKINVKAGGRNTVLVSALERKLPRIGKIPTIIFGADVSHPHPGEGCSSPSIAAVVASQDWPEITKYAGLVSPQTHREEVINNLFNEETGGMIKEHLISFRRATGCIPGRIIFYRDGVSNGQLNQVLDVELPAIKKACASLDPCYSPRVTFVVVQKRHHTRLFSDNYDVVSTIYGSGNVLPGTVIDKEVCHPTDFDFYLCSHAVTKGVSRPVRYHVLWDENKFTANALQTLTNHLCYAYARCTSSVSVVPPVYYAHLLASRGRLYIKRGHEGSFPVLSENVKGVMFFC from the exons ATGTTCCACGAACTTGGTGGAGGCTTGAAAGGCTGCTGTGGTTTTTATCGAAGCATACAACGCAGTCAGATGGGACTTTCACTAAATATCG ATACTTCCTATAAAGCATTCATCAAGCCTCAACTCGTGATTGATTTTGTTGCCGAGCTTCTTTGCAGACGCATCTCCGATGGCCCCATAAATTATATTGAACGCCTGAAG ATCGCGAAAGCTTTGCATGGTATAAAGGTTTATGTCACACATAGGGGCGATGTGCGTAAGAAGTACCGTATATCTGGCCTTTCATCAGAAGGGGCAAGCAAGCTATC TTTTCCAGTTGGTGATCATGGAACTCAGAAGACAGTAATGCAATACTTCCAGGAGAAACATGGCTATGATATTCAGCATTTTGTTTTGCCTTGCTTGCAAGTTGGTAATCAGCAGAGGCCAAATTACCTGCCAATGGAG GTCTGTAAGATAGCCGAGGGACAACACTACAGAGAACAGTTAAATGAGGAACAGTTATCTGCTCTTCGTGAAGTTACTTGCCAGCGCCCCATAGAGAAGGAACTGGCCATTTTACAG ACTTCAAAATTATACAATGCGGACCCATATACAAAGGAATTTGGCATAACTTTTTATAACAAACTCACAACAGTTGAAGGTCGTGTGCTACCTCCTCCTTAC CTTAAATTTCTTGATCGCACTGGCAAAAATGATGTATTAGTGTTACCAAAAGTCGGCAAGTGGGATATGTGGTGCAAG AAAATGGTCAATGGAGGAGTAGTTAACACCTGGGCATGCATTAACTTTGCTTGGGAAGTCACAGATGCTCATGCTCTGAATTTTTGTGATGAGTTGGTGCTGATGTGCAATGTATCCGGGATG GACTTCAGGCCTGAACCTGTGCTCCCTGTAGCAGCTTATGACCCTAAATCCGTAGCACGGTCACTCAAGAAACACCATAAACGTGTCATGAACATACTTGGACCACGGCGCCAAAAACTCGACCTGCTGATTCTAATATTGCCTGACAATAATGGCACTCTTTATG GTGACATCAAAAGAATATTGGAGACAGATATTGGAGTGGTCTCTCAATGTTGTCTTGCAAAACATGTTTTTATGCCAAAAAAACAGTATTTTGCGAATGTTGCCCTTAAAATTAATGTTAAG GCCGGAGGGAGAAATACGGTACTTGTTAGTGCTTTGGAGAGGAAACTCCCCCGTATTGGTAAAATACCGACTATCATATTTGGCGCTGATGTTAGTCATCCACATCCTGGAGAAGGATGTTCTAGTCCTTCCATTGCAGCT GTTGTTGCTTCTCAAGACTGGCCTGAGATTACCAAGTATGCTGGATTAGTCAGTCCACAAACCCATCGGGAAGAAGTCATAAATAACCTTTTTAATGAAGAAACTGGTGGAATGATCAA AGAGCACCTCATTTCTTTCAGGAGGGCAACTGGATGCATACCTGGGAGAATCATATTTTACAG GGATGGTGTCAGCAATGGACAGCTTAATCAGGTTTTGGATGTTGAACTTCCTGCCATAAAAAAG GCCTGTGCATCCCTGGACCCTTGCTATAGCCCACGAGTTACCTTTGTTGTCGTTCAGAAACGTCATCATACCCGTCTGTTTTCTGATAACTATGATGTTGTGAGTACAATTTATGGAAGTGGAAATGTACTACCTG GTACAGTGATTGATAAAGAAGTATGCCATCCCACTGACTTTGATTTTTATTTGTGTAGCCATGCTGTCACTAAG GGAGTGAGCCGACCTGTGCGTTATCATGTTCTGTGGGATGAAAACAAGTTTACGGCTAACGCTTTGCAAACGCTCACAAACCACCTATGCTACGC GTATGCGAGATGCACCTCTTCTGTTTCAGTTG TGCCTCCTGTCTACTATGCACATCTTTTGGCTTCGCGGGGACGACTTTATATCAAACGAGGGCATGAGGGATCCTTTCCCGTTCTCAGTGAAAATGTGAAAGGTGTTATGTTTTTCTGCTAA
- the LOC123188822 gene encoding protein argonaute 1A isoform X5, with the protein MFHELGGGLKGCCGFYRSIQRSQMGLSLNIDTSYKAFIKPQLVIDFVAELLCRRISDGPINYIERLKIAKALHGIKVYVTHRGDVRKKYRISGLSSEGASKLSFPVGDHGTQKTVMQYFQEKHGYDIQHFVLPCLQVGNQQRPNYLPMEVCKIAEGQHYREQLNEEQLSALREVTCQRPIEKELAILQTSKLYNADPYTKEFGITFYNKLTTVEGRVLPPPYKMVNGGVVNTWACINFAWEVTDAHALNFCDELVLMCNVSGMDFRPEPVLPVAAYDPKSVARSLKKHHKRVMNILGPRRQKLDLLILILPDNNGTLYGDIKRILETDIGVVSQCCLAKHVFMPKKQYFANVALKINVKAGGRNTVLVSALERKLPRIGKIPTIIFGADVSHPHPGEGCSSPSIAAVVASQDWPEITKYAGLVSPQTHREEVINNLFNEETGGMIKEHLISFRRATGCIPGRIIFYRDGVSNGQLNQVLDVELPAIKKACASLDPCYSPRVTFVVVQKRHHTRLFSDNYDVVSTIYGSGNVLPGTVIDKEVCHPTDFDFYLCSHAVTKGVSRPVRYHVLWDENKFTANALQTLTNHLCYAYARCTSSVSVVPPVYYAHLLASRGRLYIKRGHEGSFPVLSENVKGVMFFC; encoded by the exons ATGTTCCACGAACTTGGTGGAGGCTTGAAAGGCTGCTGTGGTTTTTATCGAAGCATACAACGCAGTCAGATGGGACTTTCACTAAATATCG ATACTTCCTATAAAGCATTCATCAAGCCTCAACTCGTGATTGATTTTGTTGCCGAGCTTCTTTGCAGACGCATCTCCGATGGCCCCATAAATTATATTGAACGCCTGAAG ATCGCGAAAGCTTTGCATGGTATAAAGGTTTATGTCACACATAGGGGCGATGTGCGTAAGAAGTACCGTATATCTGGCCTTTCATCAGAAGGGGCAAGCAAGCTATC TTTTCCAGTTGGTGATCATGGAACTCAGAAGACAGTAATGCAATACTTCCAGGAGAAACATGGCTATGATATTCAGCATTTTGTTTTGCCTTGCTTGCAAGTTGGTAATCAGCAGAGGCCAAATTACCTGCCAATGGAG GTCTGTAAGATAGCCGAGGGACAACACTACAGAGAACAGTTAAATGAGGAACAGTTATCTGCTCTTCGTGAAGTTACTTGCCAGCGCCCCATAGAGAAGGAACTGGCCATTTTACAG ACTTCAAAATTATACAATGCGGACCCATATACAAAGGAATTTGGCATAACTTTTTATAACAAACTCACAACAGTTGAAGGTCGTGTGCTACCTCCTCCTTAC AAAATGGTCAATGGAGGAGTAGTTAACACCTGGGCATGCATTAACTTTGCTTGGGAAGTCACAGATGCTCATGCTCTGAATTTTTGTGATGAGTTGGTGCTGATGTGCAATGTATCCGGGATG GACTTCAGGCCTGAACCTGTGCTCCCTGTAGCAGCTTATGACCCTAAATCCGTAGCACGGTCACTCAAGAAACACCATAAACGTGTCATGAACATACTTGGACCACGGCGCCAAAAACTCGACCTGCTGATTCTAATATTGCCTGACAATAATGGCACTCTTTATG GTGACATCAAAAGAATATTGGAGACAGATATTGGAGTGGTCTCTCAATGTTGTCTTGCAAAACATGTTTTTATGCCAAAAAAACAGTATTTTGCGAATGTTGCCCTTAAAATTAATGTTAAG GCCGGAGGGAGAAATACGGTACTTGTTAGTGCTTTGGAGAGGAAACTCCCCCGTATTGGTAAAATACCGACTATCATATTTGGCGCTGATGTTAGTCATCCACATCCTGGAGAAGGATGTTCTAGTCCTTCCATTGCAGCT GTTGTTGCTTCTCAAGACTGGCCTGAGATTACCAAGTATGCTGGATTAGTCAGTCCACAAACCCATCGGGAAGAAGTCATAAATAACCTTTTTAATGAAGAAACTGGTGGAATGATCAA AGAGCACCTCATTTCTTTCAGGAGGGCAACTGGATGCATACCTGGGAGAATCATATTTTACAG GGATGGTGTCAGCAATGGACAGCTTAATCAGGTTTTGGATGTTGAACTTCCTGCCATAAAAAAG GCCTGTGCATCCCTGGACCCTTGCTATAGCCCACGAGTTACCTTTGTTGTCGTTCAGAAACGTCATCATACCCGTCTGTTTTCTGATAACTATGATGTTGTGAGTACAATTTATGGAAGTGGAAATGTACTACCTG GTACAGTGATTGATAAAGAAGTATGCCATCCCACTGACTTTGATTTTTATTTGTGTAGCCATGCTGTCACTAAG GGAGTGAGCCGACCTGTGCGTTATCATGTTCTGTGGGATGAAAACAAGTTTACGGCTAACGCTTTGCAAACGCTCACAAACCACCTATGCTACGC GTATGCGAGATGCACCTCTTCTGTTTCAGTTG TGCCTCCTGTCTACTATGCACATCTTTTGGCTTCGCGGGGACGACTTTATATCAAACGAGGGCATGAGGGATCCTTTCCCGTTCTCAGTGAAAATGTGAAAGGTGTTATGTTTTTCTGCTAA
- the LOC123188822 gene encoding protein argonaute 1A isoform X4 → MFHELGGGLKGCCGFYRSIQRSQMGLSLNIDTSYKAFIKPQLVIDFVAELLCRRISDGPINYIERLKIAKALHGIKVYVTHRGDVRKKYRISGLSSEGASKLSFPVGDHGTQKTVMQYFQEKHGYDIQHFVLPCLQVGNQQRPNYLPMEVCKIAEGQHYREQLNEEQLSALREVTCQRPIEKELAILQTSKLYNADPYTKEFGITFYNKLTTVEGRVLPPPYVSIITISLYLLISHICYICIVSLCFTIFFGSWLKFLDRTGKNDVLVLPKVGKWDMWCKKMVNGGVVNTWACINFAWEVTDAHALNFCDELVLMCNVSGMDFRPEPVLPVAAYDPKSVARSLKKHHKRVMNILGPRRQKLDLLILILPDNNGTLYGDIKRILETDIGVVSQCCLAKHVFMPKKQYFANVALKINVKVVASQDWPEITKYAGLVSPQTHREEVINNLFNEETGGMIKEHLISFRRATGCIPGRIIFYRDGVSNGQLNQVLDVELPAIKKACASLDPCYSPRVTFVVVQKRHHTRLFSDNYDVVSTIYGSGNVLPGTVIDKEVCHPTDFDFYLCSHAVTKGVSRPVRYHVLWDENKFTANALQTLTNHLCYAYARCTSSVSVVPPVYYAHLLASRGRLYIKRGHEGSFPVLSENVKGVMFFC, encoded by the exons ATGTTCCACGAACTTGGTGGAGGCTTGAAAGGCTGCTGTGGTTTTTATCGAAGCATACAACGCAGTCAGATGGGACTTTCACTAAATATCG ATACTTCCTATAAAGCATTCATCAAGCCTCAACTCGTGATTGATTTTGTTGCCGAGCTTCTTTGCAGACGCATCTCCGATGGCCCCATAAATTATATTGAACGCCTGAAG ATCGCGAAAGCTTTGCATGGTATAAAGGTTTATGTCACACATAGGGGCGATGTGCGTAAGAAGTACCGTATATCTGGCCTTTCATCAGAAGGGGCAAGCAAGCTATC TTTTCCAGTTGGTGATCATGGAACTCAGAAGACAGTAATGCAATACTTCCAGGAGAAACATGGCTATGATATTCAGCATTTTGTTTTGCCTTGCTTGCAAGTTGGTAATCAGCAGAGGCCAAATTACCTGCCAATGGAG GTCTGTAAGATAGCCGAGGGACAACACTACAGAGAACAGTTAAATGAGGAACAGTTATCTGCTCTTCGTGAAGTTACTTGCCAGCGCCCCATAGAGAAGGAACTGGCCATTTTACAG ACTTCAAAATTATACAATGCGGACCCATATACAAAGGAATTTGGCATAACTTTTTATAACAAACTCACAACAGTTGAAGGTCGTGTGCTACCTCCTCCTTACGTAAGTATCATAACCATCAGTTTGTATCTACTTATTTCCCATATATGTTACATTTGCATTGTCTCTCTGTGTTTTACTATTTTTTTTGGGTCTTGGCTTAAATTTCTTGATCGCACTGGCAAAAATGATGTATTAGTGTTACCAAAAGTCGGCAAGTGGGATATGTGGTGCAAG AAAATGGTCAATGGAGGAGTAGTTAACACCTGGGCATGCATTAACTTTGCTTGGGAAGTCACAGATGCTCATGCTCTGAATTTTTGTGATGAGTTGGTGCTGATGTGCAATGTATCCGGGATG GACTTCAGGCCTGAACCTGTGCTCCCTGTAGCAGCTTATGACCCTAAATCCGTAGCACGGTCACTCAAGAAACACCATAAACGTGTCATGAACATACTTGGACCACGGCGCCAAAAACTCGACCTGCTGATTCTAATATTGCCTGACAATAATGGCACTCTTTATG GTGACATCAAAAGAATATTGGAGACAGATATTGGAGTGGTCTCTCAATGTTGTCTTGCAAAACATGTTTTTATGCCAAAAAAACAGTATTTTGCGAATGTTGCCCTTAAAATTAATGTTAAG GTTGTTGCTTCTCAAGACTGGCCTGAGATTACCAAGTATGCTGGATTAGTCAGTCCACAAACCCATCGGGAAGAAGTCATAAATAACCTTTTTAATGAAGAAACTGGTGGAATGATCAA AGAGCACCTCATTTCTTTCAGGAGGGCAACTGGATGCATACCTGGGAGAATCATATTTTACAG GGATGGTGTCAGCAATGGACAGCTTAATCAGGTTTTGGATGTTGAACTTCCTGCCATAAAAAAG GCCTGTGCATCCCTGGACCCTTGCTATAGCCCACGAGTTACCTTTGTTGTCGTTCAGAAACGTCATCATACCCGTCTGTTTTCTGATAACTATGATGTTGTGAGTACAATTTATGGAAGTGGAAATGTACTACCTG GTACAGTGATTGATAAAGAAGTATGCCATCCCACTGACTTTGATTTTTATTTGTGTAGCCATGCTGTCACTAAG GGAGTGAGCCGACCTGTGCGTTATCATGTTCTGTGGGATGAAAACAAGTTTACGGCTAACGCTTTGCAAACGCTCACAAACCACCTATGCTACGC GTATGCGAGATGCACCTCTTCTGTTTCAGTTG TGCCTCCTGTCTACTATGCACATCTTTTGGCTTCGCGGGGACGACTTTATATCAAACGAGGGCATGAGGGATCCTTTCCCGTTCTCAGTGAAAATGTGAAAGGTGTTATGTTTTTCTGCTAA